The following are encoded in a window of Prevotella melaninogenica genomic DNA:
- a CDS encoding protein-disulfide reductase DsbD family protein → MKRKNTLFILFTLLFSLTAMAQQNPVHFSVQQKQVSPTELEVIFTAKIDQGWHVYSTNLPADGPTSASLHVDKAEGVTPVGKLTTRGKELNVYDKTFEMKLRYFENSVGFVQRYKITAKTYSIKGYLEYGACNDEMCLPPTQVEFNFKGNGPASAPAATPAPANAETEKTPTAATDVAADGLSALTTMTADTTKKADVLPVDSAETTQQSNAQINSDVNLWQPVIKELSAFNSTKDSTNSSLWAIFFMGILGGFIALLTPCVWPIIPMTVSFFLKRAKDDRKKGIRDAVTYGLSIIVIYMALATLVTWAFGPQKLNELATNAPFNVFFFLLLVVFAFSFFGWFELRLPSSWGNAVDNKASATTGLLSIFLMAFTLSLVSFSCTAPVVGLLLVQAATSGDWVAPAVGMFGFALALALPFTFFALFPTLLKKAPKSGSWMNMIKVVLGFIELAFSLKFLSVADLAYGWHILDRETFLSIWIVLFGLLGLYLIGKLKFPHDDPEQKAMPVPAIMLGLCSLAFSVYMLPGLWGAPCKAVSAFAPPINTQDFNLAPQTVHAAYTDYDEGMRAAAAAGKPVLVDFTGFGCVNCRKMEASVWTDSRVADKLNKDYVLISLYVDDKTPLKQPVEVKLPDGTSRTLRTIGDKWSYLEQTKFGYLAQPFYVPLDNAGKPLNGSFSFKEDVPAYLEFLDKGLENYYAQQQ, encoded by the coding sequence ATGAAAAGAAAAAATACACTATTTATCCTCTTTACGCTGTTGTTTAGCCTCACAGCGATGGCACAGCAGAACCCTGTTCATTTTTCTGTACAACAGAAGCAGGTTTCACCAACAGAGTTAGAGGTTATCTTCACAGCGAAGATCGACCAGGGATGGCATGTATATTCAACCAATCTTCCAGCTGATGGTCCTACATCTGCATCTTTACATGTAGACAAAGCAGAGGGCGTAACACCAGTAGGTAAGCTCACAACACGTGGTAAAGAGTTGAATGTCTATGATAAGACTTTCGAGATGAAACTACGTTATTTCGAGAATAGCGTTGGTTTCGTTCAGCGTTACAAGATAACAGCTAAGACCTATAGTATAAAAGGTTACTTGGAATATGGTGCTTGTAACGATGAGATGTGTTTGCCACCAACACAGGTTGAATTTAATTTCAAAGGTAATGGACCTGCTTCCGCACCAGCAGCAACACCAGCACCGGCAAACGCAGAAACTGAAAAAACACCGACAGCTGCTACTGATGTAGCAGCTGATGGTTTATCTGCGCTTACCACAATGACGGCAGATACAACTAAGAAGGCTGATGTGTTGCCAGTTGACTCAGCTGAAACAACGCAGCAGTCTAATGCTCAAATAAATTCAGATGTAAACCTTTGGCAGCCCGTTATCAAGGAGTTGTCGGCTTTTAATAGCACTAAAGATAGTACAAACAGTTCTCTTTGGGCTATTTTCTTTATGGGTATTCTTGGTGGTTTCATCGCTTTACTTACCCCTTGTGTATGGCCTATTATTCCAATGACGGTTAGCTTCTTCCTCAAAAGGGCAAAGGACGACCGTAAGAAGGGAATTCGTGATGCAGTGACCTACGGCTTGTCAATCATCGTCATTTATATGGCTTTGGCAACGCTTGTTACTTGGGCATTTGGTCCACAGAAGTTGAATGAGTTGGCAACGAATGCACCGTTCAATGTGTTCTTCTTTCTTTTGTTAGTAGTTTTTGCTTTCAGTTTCTTCGGTTGGTTTGAACTTCGATTACCTTCTTCATGGGGTAATGCGGTTGACAATAAGGCTTCTGCGACAACAGGTTTGCTTTCTATCTTCCTTATGGCATTCACCTTGTCATTGGTAAGTTTCTCATGTACTGCTCCTGTCGTAGGTCTTCTCCTTGTTCAGGCAGCAACAAGTGGTGACTGGGTAGCCCCAGCAGTGGGTATGTTTGGTTTTGCTTTGGCTCTTGCCTTACCATTTACCTTCTTTGCTCTCTTCCCAACTTTGCTTAAGAAAGCACCAAAGTCTGGTTCATGGATGAACATGATTAAGGTTGTGTTGGGTTTCATCGAGTTGGCATTCTCACTGAAGTTCTTGTCAGTTGCCGACCTTGCATACGGCTGGCATATTCTTGATCGTGAGACATTCCTTTCTATTTGGATCGTTCTCTTCGGTCTTTTGGGTCTTTACCTTATTGGTAAACTCAAGTTCCCACATGATGATCCAGAGCAGAAGGCGATGCCTGTACCAGCTATTATGCTCGGCCTTTGTTCATTGGCATTCTCTGTTTATATGCTTCCAGGACTCTGGGGTGCTCCTTGTAAGGCTGTTAGTGCGTTCGCACCACCTATTAACACACAGGATTTCAACCTTGCTCCACAAACGGTACATGCTGCTTATACAGATTATGATGAGGGTATGCGTGCAGCTGCCGCAGCAGGTAAGCCAGTCTTGGTTGACTTCACAGGCTTCGGATGTGTGAACTGTCGTAAGATGGAGGCATCTGTATGGACTGACTCACGTGTGGCAGATAAATTGAATAAGGACTATGTTCTCATCTCACTTTATGTAGACGATAAGACTCCATTGAAGCAGCCTGTTGAGGTGAAACTCCCAGACGGAACTTCACGTACACTGCGTACTATCGGTGATAAGTGGAGCTATTTGGAGCAGACTAAGTTCGGTTATCTTGCTCAGCCATTCTATGTACCATTGGACAATGCGGGTAAACCATTGAATGGTAGCTTTAGCTTTAAGGAGGATGTACCTGCTTATCTTGAGTTCCTTGACAAGGGATTGGAGAATTATTATGCACAGCAGCAGTAA
- the pyrH gene encoding UMP kinase has protein sequence MARFKRILLKLSGESLMGKQGFGIDPERLSDYAKQIKEVHEMGVQIGIVIGGGNIFRGLSGSQKGFDRVKGDQMGMCATVINSLALSSALEANGVKAKVLTAIRMEPIGEFYSKWKAIEAMEAGYVCIFSAGTGCPYFTTDTGSSLRGIEIEADVMLKGTRVDGIYTADPEKDPTATKFSEITYDEIYTKGLKVMDLTATTMCKENDLPIYVFNMDVVGNLKKVMDGEDIGTLVHN, from the coding sequence ATGGCAAGATTTAAAAGAATTCTCTTGAAACTTTCGGGTGAGAGTTTGATGGGAAAACAGGGCTTCGGTATCGACCCTGAGCGTCTTAGCGATTATGCTAAGCAGATTAAGGAAGTACATGAAATGGGTGTACAGATTGGTATCGTAATCGGTGGTGGCAACATCTTCCGTGGTTTAAGCGGTAGCCAGAAAGGCTTCGACCGTGTGAAAGGCGACCAGATGGGTATGTGTGCTACTGTTATCAACTCTCTTGCACTCAGCTCAGCACTTGAGGCAAATGGCGTGAAAGCTAAGGTCTTGACCGCTATCCGTATGGAACCAATCGGCGAGTTCTATAGCAAGTGGAAGGCTATCGAGGCTATGGAGGCAGGTTATGTTTGTATCTTCTCAGCTGGTACTGGTTGTCCTTACTTTACAACAGACACTGGTTCAAGCCTACGTGGTATTGAGATTGAGGCAGATGTGATGCTTAAAGGTACACGTGTAGATGGCATCTATACTGCCGATCCAGAGAAAGACCCAACGGCAACAAAGTTCTCTGAAATCACATATGATGAGATTTACACAAAGGGTCTTAAGGTAATGGACCTCACGGCAACGACCATGTGTAAAGAAAACGACTTACCTATTTATGTCTTCAATATGGACGTTGTCGGTAATCTGAAGAAGGTTATGGACGGTGAAGATATAGGTACGTTGGTGCATAATTAA
- a CDS encoding biotin--[acetyl-CoA-carboxylase] ligase, which translates to MKIIDAVLGFFKPTVVEKEREVKVVRLDSVDSTNVYLRTYTPAEDEPMTVVVADYQTAGKGQGTNTWESEAGKNLLFSVLVHPTMLPVRSQFLLSEAGALALKEALADYVKDDISLKWPNDIYWKDKKLSGTLIETKLAAGRIKDCVFGVGLNVNQETFQSDAPNPVSLCQILGHEVDKEELLKKIIKKFSELYQLLEMGGYNDISAMYHEALYRRGGFHKFRDADGEFEGAIVEVEDDGHLILRDSKGMIREYQFKEVEFII; encoded by the coding sequence ATGAAGATAATAGATGCCGTATTAGGCTTTTTTAAGCCAACAGTAGTAGAGAAAGAAAGAGAGGTAAAGGTCGTAAGGCTGGATTCTGTCGATAGTACAAACGTCTATCTGCGCACTTACACACCTGCTGAAGATGAGCCAATGACAGTCGTTGTTGCTGATTATCAGACAGCAGGAAAGGGGCAGGGGACGAACACTTGGGAGAGTGAAGCTGGTAAGAACCTGTTGTTCTCGGTACTTGTTCACCCGACGATGCTGCCTGTTCGTAGTCAGTTCCTACTCTCGGAAGCTGGTGCCTTGGCTCTGAAAGAAGCTTTAGCAGACTATGTGAAAGATGATATCAGTCTGAAATGGCCAAATGACATCTATTGGAAAGATAAGAAACTGAGCGGAACACTGATTGAAACAAAACTTGCTGCGGGGCGTATAAAGGATTGCGTTTTTGGCGTAGGACTGAATGTAAATCAGGAAACGTTCCAGAGTGATGCTCCTAATCCCGTTTCTCTCTGTCAAATTTTAGGGCATGAAGTTGATAAAGAAGAACTGCTGAAAAAGATTATCAAGAAGTTCTCAGAACTCTATCAGCTGTTAGAGATGGGCGGATATAATGATATCAGTGCAATGTATCATGAAGCCTTGTATCGACGTGGAGGCTTTCATAAGTTCCGTGATGCTGATGGTGAGTTTGAAGGTGCTATAGTTGAAGTAGAAGACGATGGGCATCTCATCCTCCGTGACAGCAAGGGTATGATACGTGAATATCAATTTAAAGAAGTAGAATTTATTATATAA
- a CDS encoding YraN family protein: protein MAYHNELGKWGEDVAVSYLQQLGYVILHRDWNYHHRDLDIVAIDNGELVIVEVKTRKNEQFADADEAVTVQKVRSLSIAANAYVKRYNINLDIRFDIITVVGQPTGTNEVRHVKDAFLPFI from the coding sequence ATGGCATACCATAACGAATTAGGTAAATGGGGAGAGGATGTGGCGGTAAGCTATCTCCAACAGTTGGGTTATGTCATTCTTCATCGTGATTGGAATTATCACCATCGAGACTTAGATATTGTCGCAATAGACAACGGAGAGTTGGTTATTGTTGAGGTAAAGACACGAAAGAATGAGCAGTTTGCTGATGCCGATGAGGCTGTCACCGTACAGAAAGTGCGTTCGCTCTCGATAGCTGCCAATGCATATGTCAAGCGATATAACATCAATTTGGATATCCGCTTTGATATAATCACTGTTGTAGGGCAGCCAACAGGAACCAATGAAGTGCGCCATGTGAAGGATGCTTTTCTTCCATTCATATAA
- a CDS encoding nucleoside deaminase, producing the protein MSTEEQSKKDLYYMQRALAEAEAAYKEGEIPIGAVVVCRDRIIARAHNLTETLNDVTAHAEMQAITMAANELGGKYLQDCTLYVTVEPCIMCAGAIGWAQLRRIVYGCPDEKRGYHEYAPKAFHPKANVTYGVMEEECRALMQRFFQERR; encoded by the coding sequence ATGAGTACAGAAGAACAAAGCAAGAAAGACCTATACTATATGCAGCGTGCATTGGCTGAAGCCGAAGCTGCTTATAAAGAAGGTGAAATCCCTATTGGTGCTGTTGTGGTATGCCGTGACCGTATCATCGCTCGTGCCCATAACCTGACAGAGACGCTCAATGACGTTACTGCACATGCTGAGATGCAGGCAATAACCATGGCTGCCAATGAGTTGGGAGGAAAATATCTGCAGGATTGCACGTTATATGTAACTGTAGAACCTTGCATCATGTGTGCTGGTGCCATCGGTTGGGCGCAACTCCGACGCATCGTCTATGGTTGTCCCGATGAAAAACGAGGCTATCATGAATATGCGCCCAAGGCTTTCCACCCTAAAGCTAACGTTACATACGGTGTTATGGAAGAAGAATGTCGTGCCTTGATGCAGCGATTCTTCCAAGAGAGAAGATAG
- a CDS encoding RNA polymerase sigma factor, which yields MTREQFVEQVGREQATLRRFLTALCCGNSAEADDIAQEALIKAYLRSSQYDERGQFSAWLMKIAYRVFIDSRRKQKHQQELPLEKAITLQGNSKSDEAFRYQELHTALATLSETMRTSILLYYMQGYQIKEIAEITENSEDAIKKQLSRGRQELKHILER from the coding sequence ATGACAAGAGAACAATTCGTCGAACAGGTCGGTCGGGAACAGGCAACATTACGCCGGTTCCTGACGGCTCTATGCTGCGGCAATAGTGCTGAAGCTGACGATATTGCTCAAGAGGCGCTCATCAAAGCCTACCTTCGCAGTAGTCAATATGACGAACGTGGACAGTTCTCGGCTTGGCTAATGAAAATAGCTTATCGTGTCTTCATCGACTCACGTCGCAAACAGAAACACCAACAGGAACTACCCCTTGAGAAGGCTATCACGCTCCAAGGAAACAGTAAGAGTGATGAAGCCTTCCGCTATCAGGAACTACACACTGCGTTGGCAACGCTCTCAGAGACAATGCGTACAAGTATTTTGCTCTATTATATGCAGGGCTATCAAATAAAAGAGATTGCAGAGATAACCGAAAACAGTGAGGATGCGATTAAGAAACAACTCTCACGTGGACGGCAAGAACTTAAACATATTTTGGAAAGATGA
- a CDS encoding PTS cellobiose transporter subunit IIC produces MNEDKFLKDLLSDYHPQLSDDNAFMQRLQRQMELIEEVKAYQRAESRKNKLMSLKLLVVGVVLGCIMTLASFTLPTIFDRYINGTESEFILTLLHNVQYIGLAIGAAFVTLSLLFTTKLVNLKDEATLQ; encoded by the coding sequence ATGAACGAAGATAAATTCTTAAAAGACTTGCTCTCGGACTATCATCCGCAACTGTCGGATGACAATGCCTTCATGCAAAGACTGCAACGACAGATGGAACTTATCGAAGAAGTCAAGGCATATCAACGTGCAGAAAGCCGAAAAAACAAACTGATGTCGCTTAAACTGCTTGTTGTCGGGGTTGTTTTGGGCTGTATAATGACGCTTGCAAGCTTCACGCTACCTACTATCTTTGATAGATATATCAATGGAACTGAATCGGAATTCATCCTTACCTTGCTTCACAACGTTCAGTATATTGGACTGGCAATAGGTGCAGCCTTCGTCACACTCAGCCTATTGTTTACCACGAAATTAGTAAATCTAAAAGACGAAGCAACGCTTCAATAG
- the rsmI gene encoding 16S rRNA (cytidine(1402)-2'-O)-methyltransferase, whose amino-acid sequence MGTLYLVPTPVGNMEDMTLRAIRILKEADLVLCEDTRTSGILLKHFEIKNRLMSHHKFNEHASSAGIVNRLKAGETVALISDAGTPGISDPGFFLAREAAANGITVQTLPGSTAFVPALVSSGLPCDRFCFEGFLPQKKGRKTHLESLAEEARTMIFYESPYRVVKTLEQFAEVFGAERQVSCCREISKLHEESVRGTLDEVIAHFKETEPRGEFVIVVAGKEKVKSSDRKKQTDKKV is encoded by the coding sequence ATGGGAACATTATATCTCGTACCGACACCGGTTGGAAACATGGAGGATATGACACTCCGTGCTATCAGAATCCTAAAGGAGGCTGATTTAGTTTTGTGTGAGGATACTCGTACATCGGGTATCTTGTTGAAACATTTTGAGATTAAGAATCGACTTATGTCTCATCATAAATTCAATGAACATGCAAGTTCTGCTGGTATAGTCAATAGATTAAAAGCTGGTGAGACGGTTGCACTGATCTCAGATGCGGGAACTCCAGGCATTAGTGACCCAGGATTCTTCCTCGCTCGTGAGGCTGCAGCCAATGGAATAACTGTTCAGACGCTTCCGGGATCTACCGCTTTCGTACCTGCTTTGGTGTCAAGTGGCTTGCCTTGTGACCGCTTTTGCTTTGAAGGATTCCTCCCTCAGAAGAAGGGACGTAAGACTCATTTAGAGAGTTTAGCCGAAGAAGCGCGTACAATGATATTCTATGAGTCTCCTTATAGAGTTGTGAAAACCTTAGAACAGTTTGCTGAGGTGTTTGGAGCCGAGCGACAAGTAAGTTGTTGTCGTGAGATTTCAAAACTGCATGAAGAGAGCGTTCGAGGTACATTGGATGAAGTAATAGCCCACTTCAAAGAGACAGAACCACGTGGTGAGTTCGTCATTGTAGTGGCAGGAAAAGAAAAAGTAAAATCTTCTGATAGGAAGAAACAAACGGATAAAAAAGTATAA
- a CDS encoding thymidine kinase, translating to MTKIDNHNGERRRQGRIEVICGSMFSGKTEELIRRMKRAKFAKQKVEIFKPSIDTRYSDEDVVSHDQNSIHSTPIDSSGNILLLASDIDVVGIDEAQFLDEGLTDICNKLANNGVRVIVAGLDMDFKGVPFGPIPALCAIADEVTKVHAICVKCGALAYVSHRLIADDRRVMLGEQQEYEPLCRECYKKATQEEANKNV from the coding sequence ATGACAAAGATAGACAACCATAACGGTGAAAGACGTCGTCAAGGACGCATTGAAGTGATTTGTGGAAGTATGTTCTCTGGTAAAACCGAAGAACTCATCCGTCGTATGAAACGTGCAAAGTTTGCAAAGCAGAAGGTTGAGATTTTCAAACCTTCTATTGACACACGCTATTCAGACGAGGATGTAGTCAGTCATGACCAGAACAGCATCCATTCTACACCTATCGACTCATCTGGCAACATTCTTCTTCTTGCCTCAGACATTGATGTCGTGGGCATTGACGAGGCACAATTCTTAGACGAGGGACTCACTGATATCTGCAATAAGTTGGCAAACAACGGTGTACGTGTCATCGTTGCGGGCCTCGACATGGACTTCAAAGGCGTACCTTTCGGGCCTATTCCAGCTCTTTGTGCCATTGCAGACGAGGTAACAAAGGTACACGCAATCTGTGTGAAGTGTGGCGCGTTGGCATACGTTAGCCACCGTCTCATTGCTGACGACCGTCGTGTCATGCTCGGAGAGCAGCAGGAATATGAGCCTCTATGCCGTGAGTGCTACAAGAAGGCAACACAGGAAGAAGCAAACAAAAACGTTTAA